A single genomic interval of Cucumis sativus cultivar 9930 chromosome 7, Cucumber_9930_V3, whole genome shotgun sequence harbors:
- the LOC101212221 gene encoding peptidyl-prolyl cis-trans isomerase CYP59 isoform X1, which produces MSVLIVTSLGDIVIDLHTDICPLTSKNFLKLCKIKYYNGCLFHTIQKDFTAQTGDPTGTGTGGDSIYKFLYGDQARFFSDEIRLDLKHSKTGTVAMASAGENLNASQFYFTLRDDLEYLDGKHTVFGEVAEGLDTLTRINEAYADEKGRPYKNIRIKHTYILDDPFDDPPQLAELIPDSSPDGKPKDEVVDEVRLEDDWVPLDEQLGAEELEEVFRAKEAHSRAVVLETIGDIPDAEIKPPDNVLFVCKLNPVTEDEDLHTIFSRFGTVLSAEVIRDYKTGDSLCYAFIEFETKEACEQAYFKMDNALIDDRRIHVDFSQSVAKLWSQYRRKDYTTDKGGGCFKCGALDHMARDCTGGSTKFILKDDNVQHGGDESRYDFVFDEDNGNNNRKERRRRDHDHDRHVERPNARKPSPAGRERYGEKKGASDRNESNDRNRFREREMHRENKDRQSRGDRDDFEDRRDHERQRKRQNDRDAHKKKELDYRKRSSNDHDAYGDRDYEANRNRSGREYSDRSEKRKDGEFYGRRHADKSSHEEKRHDIREYRKDERGYGKRSFDSEKAEMKDGPHYKKRYTDDDGYKDRREEREPRRRSREEYTER; this is translated from the exons ATGTCCGTACTGATTGTAACCAGTCTTGGGGACATTGTGATCGACCTACACACCGATATCTGCCCCTTGACTTCCAAGAATTTCTTGAAGCTCTGCAA AATTAAGTATTACAATGGGTGTCTGTTTCATACAATACAGAAGGACTTTACTGCTCAGACTGGTGACCCCACTGGCACGGGGACTGGTGGCGACTCAATCTATAA ATTTCTCTATGGGGACCAGGCTCGATTTTTCAGCGATGAAATTCGTCTTGATTTAAAGCATTCCAAGACCGGCACTGTTGCAATGGCCAGTGCTGGGGAAAATCTTAATGCTTCTCAG ttTTATTTTACGTTGCGTGATGATCTTGAGTACCTTGATGGCAAGCACACT GTCTTTGGAGAGGTTGCTGAGGGACTAGACACCTTGACTAGGATTAATGAAGCTTATGCAGATGAGAAGGGCAGGCCATACAAAAATATTCG AATCAAACATACTTATATCCTGGATGATCCATTTGATGATCCGCCCCAGTTAGCTGAGCTCATTCCAGATTCTTCTCCTGATGGGAAACCAAAAGATGAG GTTGTTGATGAGGTGCGACTAGAAGATGATTGGGTGCCACTGGATGAGCAATTAGGTGCAGAAGAACTTGAGGAGGTTTTTCGAGCAAAGGAAGCTCACTCCAGAGCTGTCGTGCTTGAAACT ATTGGAGATATTCCTGATGCTGAGATAAAGCCTCCTGATAATGTGTTATTTGTTTGTAAACTGAATCCAGTCACAGAA GATGAGGACTTGCATACAATCTTCTCTCGTTTTGGCACTGTATTATC GGCTGAAGTCATCCGTGATTACAAGACTGGAGATAGTTTATGCTATGCCTTCATAG AGTTTGAGACCAAAGAGGCATGTGAACAAGCATATTTTAAG ATGGACAATGCTCTGATTGATGATAGAAGGATACATGTGGATTTCAGTCAAAGTGTTGCAAAACTTTGGTCCCAATACCGACGAAAAGATTACACAACAGATAAAG GTGGAGGTTGCTTTAAATGTGGCGCTCTTGACCATATGGCTAGGGATTGCACCGGTGGTTCTACAAAGTTCATCTTGAAGGATGATAATGTACAGCATGGTGGAGATGAATCAAG GTATGACTTTGTTTTCGATGAGGACAATGGAAATAACAATCGGAAAGAAAGGAGACGTCGGGATCATGATCATGATAGGCATGTTGAGAGGCCAAATGCTAGAAAGCCAAGCCCCGCTGGGCGTGAGCGATATGGAGAAAAGAAGGGTGCAAGTGATAGGAATGAATCAAATGACAGAAATAGAttcagagagagagagatgcaTCGAGAAAATAAGGACAGACAATCCCGTGGAGACAGAGATGATTTTGAAGATCGAAGGGACCATGAAAGACAAAGAAAGAGACAGAATGACAGAGATGCCCACAAGAAAAAGGAATTGGATTATAGAAAAAGATCTTCAAATGATCATGACGCCTATGGCGACCGGGATTATGAGGCCAATAGAAACAGAAGTGGAAGGGAATATAGTGACAGGTCAGAGAAGAGGAAGGATGGGGAGTTTTATGGCAGAAGGCATGCAGATAAGAGTAGCCATGAAGAGAAAAGGCATGATATTCGAGAATATAGGAAGGATGAACGAGGTTACGGAAAAAGAAGTTTTGACAGTGAAAAAGCTGAGATGAAAGATGGGCcgcattataaaaaaagatatacaGATGATGATGGTTACAAGGACAGGAGAGAAGAGCGAGAACCCAGAAGACGAAGCAGGGAAGAGTACACGGAAAGGTAA
- the LOC101212221 gene encoding peptidyl-prolyl cis-trans isomerase CYP59 isoform X2, whose translation MASAGENLNASQFYFTLRDDLEYLDGKHTVFGEVAEGLDTLTRINEAYADEKGRPYKNIRIKHTYILDDPFDDPPQLAELIPDSSPDGKPKDEVVDEVRLEDDWVPLDEQLGAEELEEVFRAKEAHSRAVVLETIGDIPDAEIKPPDNVLFVCKLNPVTEDEDLHTIFSRFGTVLSAEVIRDYKTGDSLCYAFIEFETKEACEQAYFKMDNALIDDRRIHVDFSQSVAKLWSQYRRKDYTTDKGGGCFKCGALDHMARDCTGGSTKFILKDDNVQHGGDESRYDFVFDEDNGNNNRKERRRRDHDHDRHVERPNARKPSPAGRERYGEKKGASDRNESNDRNRFREREMHRENKDRQSRGDRDDFEDRRDHERQRKRQNDRDAHKKKELDYRKRSSNDHDAYGDRDYEANRNRSGREYSDRSEKRKDGEFYGRRHADKSSHEEKRHDIREYRKDERGYGKRSFDSEKAEMKDGPHYKKRYTDDDGYKDRREEREPRRRSREEYTER comes from the exons ATGGCCAGTGCTGGGGAAAATCTTAATGCTTCTCAG ttTTATTTTACGTTGCGTGATGATCTTGAGTACCTTGATGGCAAGCACACT GTCTTTGGAGAGGTTGCTGAGGGACTAGACACCTTGACTAGGATTAATGAAGCTTATGCAGATGAGAAGGGCAGGCCATACAAAAATATTCG AATCAAACATACTTATATCCTGGATGATCCATTTGATGATCCGCCCCAGTTAGCTGAGCTCATTCCAGATTCTTCTCCTGATGGGAAACCAAAAGATGAG GTTGTTGATGAGGTGCGACTAGAAGATGATTGGGTGCCACTGGATGAGCAATTAGGTGCAGAAGAACTTGAGGAGGTTTTTCGAGCAAAGGAAGCTCACTCCAGAGCTGTCGTGCTTGAAACT ATTGGAGATATTCCTGATGCTGAGATAAAGCCTCCTGATAATGTGTTATTTGTTTGTAAACTGAATCCAGTCACAGAA GATGAGGACTTGCATACAATCTTCTCTCGTTTTGGCACTGTATTATC GGCTGAAGTCATCCGTGATTACAAGACTGGAGATAGTTTATGCTATGCCTTCATAG AGTTTGAGACCAAAGAGGCATGTGAACAAGCATATTTTAAG ATGGACAATGCTCTGATTGATGATAGAAGGATACATGTGGATTTCAGTCAAAGTGTTGCAAAACTTTGGTCCCAATACCGACGAAAAGATTACACAACAGATAAAG GTGGAGGTTGCTTTAAATGTGGCGCTCTTGACCATATGGCTAGGGATTGCACCGGTGGTTCTACAAAGTTCATCTTGAAGGATGATAATGTACAGCATGGTGGAGATGAATCAAG GTATGACTTTGTTTTCGATGAGGACAATGGAAATAACAATCGGAAAGAAAGGAGACGTCGGGATCATGATCATGATAGGCATGTTGAGAGGCCAAATGCTAGAAAGCCAAGCCCCGCTGGGCGTGAGCGATATGGAGAAAAGAAGGGTGCAAGTGATAGGAATGAATCAAATGACAGAAATAGAttcagagagagagagatgcaTCGAGAAAATAAGGACAGACAATCCCGTGGAGACAGAGATGATTTTGAAGATCGAAGGGACCATGAAAGACAAAGAAAGAGACAGAATGACAGAGATGCCCACAAGAAAAAGGAATTGGATTATAGAAAAAGATCTTCAAATGATCATGACGCCTATGGCGACCGGGATTATGAGGCCAATAGAAACAGAAGTGGAAGGGAATATAGTGACAGGTCAGAGAAGAGGAAGGATGGGGAGTTTTATGGCAGAAGGCATGCAGATAAGAGTAGCCATGAAGAGAAAAGGCATGATATTCGAGAATATAGGAAGGATGAACGAGGTTACGGAAAAAGAAGTTTTGACAGTGAAAAAGCTGAGATGAAAGATGGGCcgcattataaaaaaagatatacaGATGATGATGGTTACAAGGACAGGAGAGAAGAGCGAGAACCCAGAAGACGAAGCAGGGAAGAGTACACGGAAAGGTAA
- the LOC101213346 gene encoding uncharacterized protein LOC101213346, with protein sequence MDDSNNKALSLMEPKPSHPLHQIAETPTHKLLLKQWLKEEELIFGRISLKETQIDSVRKEITMLHIFFFVFHSTAILLLFNASTKDFHGVACKRSWIPSLCSLLFSLGIIWAVRYKTDVEAHLEKLLEREKEDRNLLSKCVDELKRKGIEFDLLKEVDALRRAKSLRVEAKAVRKWSSRDFITLFFFSVSCMFLGIIRVVLCNN encoded by the coding sequence ATGGATGATTCCAACAACAAAGCCTTATCACTCATGGAACCAAAACCTTCACACCCACTTCACCAGATTGCAGAAACCCCAACCCACAAACTTCTTCTCAAGCAATGGCTCAAGGAAGAAGAACTGATCTTCGGCAGAATTTCACTCAAAGAAACCCAAATCGACTCTGTTAGAAAAGAAATCACCATGCttcacattttcttcttcgtcttccacTCTACAGCCATACTCCTTCTCTTCAATGCCTCCACCAAGGATTTCCATGGTGTAGCCTGTAAGAGATCGTGGATTCCTTCACTCTGTTCTCTCTTGTTCTCTCTGGGAATCATTTGGGCTGTCAGATACAAGACGGATGTTGAAGCCCATTTGGAGAAATTGCTTGAGAGGGAAAAAGAAGACCGGAATTTGTTGTCAAAGTGTGTGGATGAATTGAAGAGGAAAGggattgaatttgatttgcTGAAGGAAGTGGATGCGCTGAGGAGGGCCAAGAGTCTGAGAGTTGAAGCCAAGGCTGTGAGGAAATGGTCTTCCAGGGATTTCATCactctgtttttcttctctgttTCTTGTATGTTTCTTGGGATTATTAGGGTGGTTCTATGTAACAACTAA
- the LOC101212465 gene encoding probable LRR receptor-like serine/threonine-protein kinase At1g56140 isoform X1 — protein sequence MASSSSLGFIFVLCAIVSIVSHLIVSSQAQNSPQPITDPDQARALNSVFRQWRISAPSGAWNISGNLCSGRAVDTTTPIDTNGNLNPLIKCDCSANGSTTCLITQLHVYAMNVVGVLPPELWTLTSLTYLKLDQNFLTGTLSSSIGALSELRTLSLGINALSGELPKELGSLSKLELLAFGSNNFSGPLPSELGNLSVLRELYIDSSGVSGGIPPSFSRLRNLQIVWASDNEFTGRIPDFIGNWTRLTSLRFQGNSFTGPIPSTFSNLTSLTELRIGDLSNGSSSLAFISKMTSLTILVLRNNNITGSIPSNIGEFRRLAQLDLSFNNLTGEIPSSLFSLSSLSHLILGNNKLNGTLPTQKSVSLLNIDLSYNDLSGSFPAWIDQENLQLNLVANIFTIESSNSRVLPSGLNCLQRNFPCNRGRPLYSDFGIKCGGPQIRSSSGVLFERENMALGPATYFVTESQRWAVSNTGYFTGTSNPNYTASTMSQFSNTLESELFQTQRISASSLRYYGLGLENGNYTVNLHFAEIAFPNSNTWQSLGRRLFDIYIQGNRVLQNFDIRKEAGGSFLALTRNFTAEVTENFLEIHLFWAGKGTCCIPRQGDFGPAVSAISATPNFVPTVSNVPPTTKVTRTGLIVGLVVGLGSVFFLIVGAVFFVVQRRKRRRAYEDEELLGIDIRPYTFSYSELRDATNDFNSSNKLGEGGFGPVYKGTLNDGRVVAVKQLSVASHQGKSQFVAEIATISAVQHRNLVKLYGCCIEADKRLLVYEFLENKSLDQSLFGQKHFVIDWPTRFEICVGVARGLTYLHEESRLRIVHRDVKASNILLDGNLIPKISDFGLAKLYDDKKTHISTRVAGTIGYLAPEYAMRGHLTEKADVFGFGVVALEIVSGRPNSDPSLDQDKIYLLEWAWYLHENNCELEMVDSALSEFRKEEVKRVIGVALLCTQTSPGLRPSMSRVVAMLSGDIEVATVTSKPGYLTDWKFEDITSFIDTPSTEEPDTGRYASTSSSIIDTKRSPANPSEPMLRGLLGEGR from the exons ATggcgtcttcttcttctttaggTTTCATCTTTGTTCTTTGTGCTATTGTTTCCATCGTTAGCCACCTGATTGTTTCGTCTCAAGCTCAGAATTCACCACAACCCATCACCGATCCTGATCAAG CAAGAGCTTTGAATTCCGTATTTAGACAATGGCGAATTTCGGCACCATCAGGGGCATGGAATATAAGCGGCAATCTGTGCAGTGGGAGGGCAGTCGACACTACGACCCCCATCGATACTAATGGAAACCTCAATCCTCTTATAAAATGTGATTGCTCAGCCAACGGCAGTACTACTTGCCTCATTACTCAACt GCACGTTTATGCAATGAATGTTGTTGGTGTACTCCCACCAGAGCTGTGGACATTGACCTCCCTCACATATCT GAAGCTCGATCAAAATTTCTTGACAGGAACACTATCTTCGTCTATTGGTGCTCTCTCAGAATTGCGGACCCT GAGTCTGGGCATTAATGCGTTATCAGGGGAACTTCCCAAGGAACTTGGATCTCTTTCTAAACTGGAACTATT GGCATTTGGGTCCAACAATTTCTCCGGTCCCTTACCGTCAGAACTTGGAAATCTTTCTGTGTTAAGGGAACT ATACATTGATAGCTCTGGAGTTTCGGGTGGTATTCCTCCATCATTTTCACGTCTAAGAAACTTGCAGATAGT ATGGGCATCGGACAATGAATTCACTGGCAGAATACCTGATTTCATCGGGAACTGGACAAGGCTCACATCTTT GAGGTTTCAAGGAAACTCGTTTACAGGTCCCATACCATCGACATTTTCAAACTTGACATCTTTGACTGAGTT GAGAATAGGTGATTTATCCAATGGGAGCTCTTCTCTGGCATTCATCAGTAAAATGACATCTCTAACTATCCT GGTGctgagaaataataatattactgGTTCAATTCCATCCAACATTGGAGAATTTCGTAGACTTGCCCAGCT GGACTTGAGCTTCAACAACTTGACAGGAGAGATTCCAAGCTCACTTTTCAGTTTGAGCTCACTGTCACACTT GATCCTTGGAAATAATAAGTTAAATGGGACCCTACCTACACAGAAGAGTGTATCACTTCTAAATAT AGACTTGTCATATAATGATTTATCAGGGAGCTTTCCTGCTTGGATCGACCAGGAAAACTTACAGCT AAATTTAGTTGCCAACATTTTCACAATTGAAAGTAGCAATAGCAG GGTTTTGCCTTCTGGATTGAATTGTCTTCAACGCAACTTTCCTTGTAATCGAGGCCGTCCATTAT ATTCTGATTTTGGGATTAAGTGTGGAGGTCCACAGATCAGAAGTTCATCAGGGGTTTTGTTTGAAAGGGAAAATATGGCCCTCGGTCCTGCTACGTACTTTGTCACTGAGTCACAGAGGTGGGCCGTTAGTAATACTGGATACTTTACTGGGACCAGCAATCCTAATTACACAGCCAGTACGATGTCTCAATTCTCGAACACCCTCGAGTCAGAACTTTTTCAGACACAGCGAATATCTGCTTCATCATTGAGATACTATGGACTAGGGCTTGAGAACGGCAACTACACTGTGAACCTTCATTTTGCAGAAATAGCTTTCCCAAATTCAAATACATGGCAAAGCCTTGGGAGGCGTctctttgatatatatatacag GGAAATCGTGTGTTACAGAATTTTGATATTAGGAAGGAGGCAGGTGGGTCTTTCCTTGCTCTCACAAGGAATTTTACTGCTGAAGTTACAGAAAACTTCCTGGAAATTCATCTCTTTTGGGCGGGAAAAGGCACTTGCTGCATACCCCGTCAGGGTGATTTTGGGCCTGCTGTTTCAGCCATCAGCGCTACCCCAA ATTTTGTACCAACTGTCAGTAACGTACCTCCAACTACTAAGGTGACTAGAACAGGCCTAATTGTAGGGCTTGTTGTTGGTTTAGGATCTGTTTTCTTTCTGATTGTCGGTGCAGTATTCTTTGTTGTTCAGAGAAGGAAAAGGCGTCGTGCCTATGAAGATGAAG AGCTCCTAGGAATAGACATTAGACCGTATACTTTTAGTTATTCTGAACTAAGGGATGCTACAAATGACTTTAATTCATCCAACAAACTTGGCGAGGGAGGATTTGGACCTGTTTACAAG GGAACATTAAATGATGGAAGAGTTGTTGCTGTGAAGCAACTTTCAGTGGCATCCCACCAAGGAAAGAGCCAGTTTGTTGCTGAGATCGCTACAATATCTGCAGTGCAACATCGTAACCTTGTGAAATTATATGGATGTTGCATTGAGGCCGATAAACGTCTCCTTGTTTATGAGTTTCTTGAGAACAAGAGTCTTGACCAATCATTATTTG GGCAAAAACATTTCGTTATTGATTGGCCAACACGGTTTGAGATTTGCGTGGGTGTCGCAAGGGGTCTCACTTACCTTCATGAGGAATCGAGACTTCGCATAGTGCACAGAGATGTTAAGGCGAGTAACATCCTGCTTGATGGTAATCTGATTcccaaaatttcagattttggGTTAGCCAAACTTTATGATGACAAAAAGACTCATATAAGCACCCGTGTTGCTGGTACAAT TGGTTATCTTGCACCCGAGTATGCCATGCGTGGCCACCTTACGGAGAAGGCTGATGTCTTCGGATTTGGCGTTGTGGCTCTTGAAATTGTTAGTGGAAGGCCAAATTCAGACCCAAGCTTAGATcaagataaaatttatcttctcGAATGG GCATGGTATCTCCACGAAAACAACTGTGAGCTTGAGATGGTGGATTCTGCATTATCGGAGTTCAGGAAGGAGGAAGTAAAAAGGGTGATTGGTGTAGCTCTTCTGTGCACTCAAACATCCCCAGGTCTTCGACCATCGATGTCCCGCGTGGTGGCAATGCTGAGTGGAGACATCGAAGTGGCCACTGTAACTTCCAAACCAGGATACCTGACAGATTGGAAATTTGAGGATATTACAAGCTTTATAGATACTCCATCAACTGAAGAACCTGATACCGGCCGTTATGCATCTACAAGTTCAAGTATTATTGATACGAAGCGCTCGCCAGCCAACCCTTCTGAACCAATGCTTCGTGGATTATTAGGAGAGGGTAGATGA
- the LOC101212465 gene encoding probable LRR receptor-like serine/threonine-protein kinase At1g56140 isoform X2: MNVVGVLPPELWTLTSLTYLKLDQNFLTGTLSSSIGALSELRTLSLGINALSGELPKELGSLSKLELLAFGSNNFSGPLPSELGNLSVLRELYIDSSGVSGGIPPSFSRLRNLQIVWASDNEFTGRIPDFIGNWTRLTSLRFQGNSFTGPIPSTFSNLTSLTELRIGDLSNGSSSLAFISKMTSLTILVLRNNNITGSIPSNIGEFRRLAQLDLSFNNLTGEIPSSLFSLSSLSHLILGNNKLNGTLPTQKSVSLLNIDLSYNDLSGSFPAWIDQENLQLNLVANIFTIESSNSRVLPSGLNCLQRNFPCNRGRPLYSDFGIKCGGPQIRSSSGVLFERENMALGPATYFVTESQRWAVSNTGYFTGTSNPNYTASTMSQFSNTLESELFQTQRISASSLRYYGLGLENGNYTVNLHFAEIAFPNSNTWQSLGRRLFDIYIQGNRVLQNFDIRKEAGGSFLALTRNFTAEVTENFLEIHLFWAGKGTCCIPRQGDFGPAVSAISATPNFVPTVSNVPPTTKVTRTGLIVGLVVGLGSVFFLIVGAVFFVVQRRKRRRAYEDEELLGIDIRPYTFSYSELRDATNDFNSSNKLGEGGFGPVYKGTLNDGRVVAVKQLSVASHQGKSQFVAEIATISAVQHRNLVKLYGCCIEADKRLLVYEFLENKSLDQSLFGQKHFVIDWPTRFEICVGVARGLTYLHEESRLRIVHRDVKASNILLDGNLIPKISDFGLAKLYDDKKTHISTRVAGTIGYLAPEYAMRGHLTEKADVFGFGVVALEIVSGRPNSDPSLDQDKIYLLEWAWYLHENNCELEMVDSALSEFRKEEVKRVIGVALLCTQTSPGLRPSMSRVVAMLSGDIEVATVTSKPGYLTDWKFEDITSFIDTPSTEEPDTGRYASTSSSIIDTKRSPANPSEPMLRGLLGEGR, translated from the exons ATGAATGTTGTTGGTGTACTCCCACCAGAGCTGTGGACATTGACCTCCCTCACATATCT GAAGCTCGATCAAAATTTCTTGACAGGAACACTATCTTCGTCTATTGGTGCTCTCTCAGAATTGCGGACCCT GAGTCTGGGCATTAATGCGTTATCAGGGGAACTTCCCAAGGAACTTGGATCTCTTTCTAAACTGGAACTATT GGCATTTGGGTCCAACAATTTCTCCGGTCCCTTACCGTCAGAACTTGGAAATCTTTCTGTGTTAAGGGAACT ATACATTGATAGCTCTGGAGTTTCGGGTGGTATTCCTCCATCATTTTCACGTCTAAGAAACTTGCAGATAGT ATGGGCATCGGACAATGAATTCACTGGCAGAATACCTGATTTCATCGGGAACTGGACAAGGCTCACATCTTT GAGGTTTCAAGGAAACTCGTTTACAGGTCCCATACCATCGACATTTTCAAACTTGACATCTTTGACTGAGTT GAGAATAGGTGATTTATCCAATGGGAGCTCTTCTCTGGCATTCATCAGTAAAATGACATCTCTAACTATCCT GGTGctgagaaataataatattactgGTTCAATTCCATCCAACATTGGAGAATTTCGTAGACTTGCCCAGCT GGACTTGAGCTTCAACAACTTGACAGGAGAGATTCCAAGCTCACTTTTCAGTTTGAGCTCACTGTCACACTT GATCCTTGGAAATAATAAGTTAAATGGGACCCTACCTACACAGAAGAGTGTATCACTTCTAAATAT AGACTTGTCATATAATGATTTATCAGGGAGCTTTCCTGCTTGGATCGACCAGGAAAACTTACAGCT AAATTTAGTTGCCAACATTTTCACAATTGAAAGTAGCAATAGCAG GGTTTTGCCTTCTGGATTGAATTGTCTTCAACGCAACTTTCCTTGTAATCGAGGCCGTCCATTAT ATTCTGATTTTGGGATTAAGTGTGGAGGTCCACAGATCAGAAGTTCATCAGGGGTTTTGTTTGAAAGGGAAAATATGGCCCTCGGTCCTGCTACGTACTTTGTCACTGAGTCACAGAGGTGGGCCGTTAGTAATACTGGATACTTTACTGGGACCAGCAATCCTAATTACACAGCCAGTACGATGTCTCAATTCTCGAACACCCTCGAGTCAGAACTTTTTCAGACACAGCGAATATCTGCTTCATCATTGAGATACTATGGACTAGGGCTTGAGAACGGCAACTACACTGTGAACCTTCATTTTGCAGAAATAGCTTTCCCAAATTCAAATACATGGCAAAGCCTTGGGAGGCGTctctttgatatatatatacag GGAAATCGTGTGTTACAGAATTTTGATATTAGGAAGGAGGCAGGTGGGTCTTTCCTTGCTCTCACAAGGAATTTTACTGCTGAAGTTACAGAAAACTTCCTGGAAATTCATCTCTTTTGGGCGGGAAAAGGCACTTGCTGCATACCCCGTCAGGGTGATTTTGGGCCTGCTGTTTCAGCCATCAGCGCTACCCCAA ATTTTGTACCAACTGTCAGTAACGTACCTCCAACTACTAAGGTGACTAGAACAGGCCTAATTGTAGGGCTTGTTGTTGGTTTAGGATCTGTTTTCTTTCTGATTGTCGGTGCAGTATTCTTTGTTGTTCAGAGAAGGAAAAGGCGTCGTGCCTATGAAGATGAAG AGCTCCTAGGAATAGACATTAGACCGTATACTTTTAGTTATTCTGAACTAAGGGATGCTACAAATGACTTTAATTCATCCAACAAACTTGGCGAGGGAGGATTTGGACCTGTTTACAAG GGAACATTAAATGATGGAAGAGTTGTTGCTGTGAAGCAACTTTCAGTGGCATCCCACCAAGGAAAGAGCCAGTTTGTTGCTGAGATCGCTACAATATCTGCAGTGCAACATCGTAACCTTGTGAAATTATATGGATGTTGCATTGAGGCCGATAAACGTCTCCTTGTTTATGAGTTTCTTGAGAACAAGAGTCTTGACCAATCATTATTTG GGCAAAAACATTTCGTTATTGATTGGCCAACACGGTTTGAGATTTGCGTGGGTGTCGCAAGGGGTCTCACTTACCTTCATGAGGAATCGAGACTTCGCATAGTGCACAGAGATGTTAAGGCGAGTAACATCCTGCTTGATGGTAATCTGATTcccaaaatttcagattttggGTTAGCCAAACTTTATGATGACAAAAAGACTCATATAAGCACCCGTGTTGCTGGTACAAT TGGTTATCTTGCACCCGAGTATGCCATGCGTGGCCACCTTACGGAGAAGGCTGATGTCTTCGGATTTGGCGTTGTGGCTCTTGAAATTGTTAGTGGAAGGCCAAATTCAGACCCAAGCTTAGATcaagataaaatttatcttctcGAATGG GCATGGTATCTCCACGAAAACAACTGTGAGCTTGAGATGGTGGATTCTGCATTATCGGAGTTCAGGAAGGAGGAAGTAAAAAGGGTGATTGGTGTAGCTCTTCTGTGCACTCAAACATCCCCAGGTCTTCGACCATCGATGTCCCGCGTGGTGGCAATGCTGAGTGGAGACATCGAAGTGGCCACTGTAACTTCCAAACCAGGATACCTGACAGATTGGAAATTTGAGGATATTACAAGCTTTATAGATACTCCATCAACTGAAGAACCTGATACCGGCCGTTATGCATCTACAAGTTCAAGTATTATTGATACGAAGCGCTCGCCAGCCAACCCTTCTGAACCAATGCTTCGTGGATTATTAGGAGAGGGTAGATGA